CGGCGCCCAGCCCGCCGCGGCCGGCCCGACCCAGGACATCCTGCTCCAGCCGCTCGCCGCCCAGGGCCCCGATCCCTTCACCGAGTCGTCGGCCCGGGCCACCGGGCGGCTGTCCTCCCCGGTCCGCGGCCCGGACACCGGCGCCGAGCAGGTCCGGGAGGTCACCGGCTCCACCCCCGGCCTCTACGGCGGCACCCGCGCGGAGGGCAGCTGCGACGTCGAACGGCAGGTCTCGTTCGTCACCGCCGACGCGGACAGGACCCGGGCCTTCGCCGATGCCGCCGGAATCCCCGAGGCCAACGTTCCCGACTGGCTCCGCGAGCTGACCCCCGTCGTCCTGCGCTCGGACACCCGGGTCACCAGCCACGGCTACCGCGAGGGCAAGGCCAACGCCTTCCAGTCCGTCCTCCAGACCGGTACGGCGGTCCTGGTCGACCAGTACGGATCCCCGCGCGTCCGCTGTGCCTGCGGCAACCCGCTCCGCACCCCGTCCGCGGTCCGCGACGGCATCCACCAGGGCGAGCCCTGGGACGGCTTCGACCCCGACCGCGTCATCGTCGTCCGGCCGACCACCACCGTCGTCACCAGCCTGGTCATCGTCAACAACGCCGACCGCAGCTGGATCGAACGGGCCACCGGCAGCGACGGCGCCGAGGACCGCAGGCCCGCCGTGGAACCCGCCTGCGACCCGGACGCCTGTGCCCTCGCCGACGGGGCGCCCGACCCGACCGGGCCCGACGGCGCCACCCCCGACCCGAGCGCCCCCGACCGCCGTACGTCCCCCGACCCGGCCTCCCCGCCCGCGCCCGTCCCCCCGGCCCCGGAGAACCCGCTGCCCGACGCCTCCGGGACCGGCGGCACCGGCACCGACCCGGGCCCGGTCGACCCCTACCAGGACCCGCGCCTCGACCCCCGCACGCAGCCGGACCCCGCCGACCCGTACGCGGAGCCCCCGGGCGAGCAGCCCGTCCCGGACGGCGAACTGCCGCCGGAGGAGCTCTTTCCCGTCGAACCGGTCCCGGACCAGCCCGAGACCTTCGAGGGATGAAACGGATCTTCATGGTGCGCACGGGCGGGGCTGCGCCTAGCGTGGCCCCATGAACGCGGGCAACGGGGGCGGGGATGCGGTCGAGCGGCTCAGCCGCGTCCTGGAGGGGGACGGCGCCGGGACGGCACGGATCCTGGCCGCGTTCGGTACGGCGTTCCGGATGGGCGGTTTCGACTGGGATCTCGCCGCCGGCACGATGATCATGGACGACGCCGCTCTCGACGTCTTCGACTTCGACCGCGGGGAGTACGACGACCGCCCCGAGTCGCTCGGCTCGCGGGTCCTGCCCGACGAGGCCCGCCGTCTCGACACCCTGGTCGCGCAGGCCCTCAAGGACGGCAGCGCCGAGTACGGCGCGTACTTCCGCATCCGTCGCCGCGACGGCCGTCAGCAGTGGACCCACACCCAGGGAATCGTCCACCGCGACGGAACCGGCCGCCCGGTCCGTATCGTCGGCGTCATCCGGGACGCCACCCATGAACTCACCGAGTCCGCCGCCCGGCTCGGCCTCGACGAGGGCCGGCGGCGGCGCGCCGGGGTCGTCGAGGGCACCACGGCCGCCCTCGCCTACGCGCGGACCGTGCAGGACGTCATCGACCTGCTCAACGACTCCCACGCGCTGGAACACTTCGGCGCCGCGAGCCTCGTGATGGGCCTCCTCGACGCCGGCCGCATCCATCTGGTCGCCGAGGGACCCGCCGGCGCCTTCGTGCCGGGCACCCGGTTCACCCGGGTGGACGAGCCGTACCCGATGAGCGAGGTGATCCGCACCCTGCGGCCTCGGTTCATCGAGTCGCCCCGGGACTTCGCCGCATCCTTCCCGGTGCTCTGGCCGCACATCAGCGGACTCGGCATCACCGCCGCCGTCTATCTGCCGCTCATCGCCCAGGCCCGGCCCATCGGTGCGCTCGGGCTCCTCTACAGCGACAAGACGGGCTTCAGCGAGGACGAGCGGACGCTGCTCGTCGCCCTCGGCAGCAGCATCGCCCAGAGCCTCCAGCGGGCCATGCTGTACGAGCAGGAGCACGACCTCGCCGAGGGGCTCCAGCAGGCGATGCTGCCCCGCCGGATCCCCGACGTGCCGGGTGCCCAGACGGCCGTCCGCTACCGCTCGGCCCGCCTCGGCCGGGACATCGGCGGCGACTGGTACGACATCATCCCGCTCCCCGGCGGGCGGGTCGGCGCCGTCATCGGGGACGTACAGGGCCATGACACCCACGCGGCGGCCGTCATGGGCCAGCTGCGGATCGTCCTGCGCGCCTACGCCGCGGAGGGGCACACCCCGGCCACGGTGATGGCCCGCGCCTCCGTCTTCCTGCACGAACTCGACACCGAACGCTTCGCCACCTGCACCTACGCGGAGGCCGACCTCGGCACGGGCGTCGTCCAGGTGGTGCGGGCCGGCCACGTCGATCCGCTGATCCGGGAGACCGACGGGAGCTGCCGCAGGATCCCCGTGGAAGGCGGACTGCCGCTCGGGCTCTCCGCCGAGTTCGGCCGGCTCGACTATCCGGTGACCACGCTGGAACTGGACCCCGGACAGACCCTGATGCTCTACACCGACGGTCTGGTGGAGAAGCCCGGCTCCGACCTCGACGAAGGCCTCCAGTGGCTCTCCGCCCTCGTCCGGCGCGGGCCCGCCGACCTCCAGGAGCTCGCCGACCACCTGTGCGATGTGGTCGCCGACCGGGGTGGTGAGGACGACGTCGCGATTCTGCTCCTGCGCCGCCACGCCGCGACCGCCGGCCACGGGGCGGGCCGGTTCCAGCAGCACGTGGCACAGAACGACCCCGAGGCGCTGAGTTCGGCCCGGCACATGATCAGGGCCGCCGTCCGGGCCTGGGGCGCCGAGGAGCGGGCCGACGAGATCGAACTGGTCGCCGACGAGCTGATGACCAACGCGCTGATGCACACCGACGGAGGGGCCATCGTGACCCTGAGGACGCTCGGCGGGGCCGAACGGCGGCTCCGGGTGGAGGTCGAGGACCGCTCCAGCGCACTGCCCCGGCGCCGCGAGGCGGGGGAGGCGGGCGTCTCCGGGCGCGGACTGCTGCTCGTCGACCAGATCTCCGACGTCTGGGGCGTGGAGTCGCGGGGGAGCGGCAAGTGCGTGTGGTGCGAATTCACCGTGCGGAACTGAGCCCGTCACAGAGAGGTGCGACGGTTGACAGACGAGGGCGACTGTTGACAGAGCGTGCATTGATCGTACTTGACCGTAACTGTCGGTGCGCGATTGACTTCGTGCTTCCGGCGCTCCGCGCAGCACGTACGTGAGGACACTTGTGAGCAGCGAGCTACTGGCACCGCTGGACCTGGCCTTCTGGCACCTGGAATCGACCGCGCACCCCCTGCACCTCGGGGCGCTCGCGCATTTCGGCCCCGCCCCCACCGGCAGCGGCCAGGAGCCGCCGGACGTCCTCGGCCTGCTCGCCCGCCGCGCCGCCGCCGTCCCCCGGCTCCGGATGCGGGTCCGTGACGTCCTGCTCCCCGTGGGCGGCGCCGCGTGGAGCACCGACCCGGACTTCGACGTACACCGGCACGTCCACGAGGTCGCCCTCCCCGGCGCCGACTTCCCCGCCGAGGCCGCCCGGCTCGCCGCAGAACTGATGGAACGGCCCGTCGCCCGCGGACTGCCGCCTTGGGAGATGTACCTCCTCAGCGGCGCGCCCGACGGTTCCTTCGCCGTCCTCGTGAAGCTCCACCACGCCCTGGCCGACGGCATGCGTGCCGTCGCCATCGGCGCCGGGATCTTCGACGAGATCGCCGCGGGCCGCCGCACCGCCGGCCGCGCCCGGCCGGTGCCCCCACGCTCCTGGCTCCCCGGGCCCGGACGACTCCTCGGCATGGCCCGCGACCGGCTCGGCGACCTCGGCCGGGCCGTCGAGGTCGGCGCCTCCGTCGTCCGCGCCAGCCGCCTCGACGGACGGCCCACCGCCGCCCTCGCCGCCGAGTCCAGCGGCACCCGCCGGATCGCCACCGTCTCGCTGCCCCTGGAACGAGTCCACCGGATCCGCCGCACCACCGGCGGCACGGCCAACGACGTCCTCCTCGCCCTCGTCGCCGGGGCCCTCCGCCGCTGGTTCGACGGGCGCGGACTGCCCCTCACCGGAGCCGACCCCCGGGCGCTCGTCCCCGTCTCCCGGCGCCGTCCCGGCACCCCGCCCGGCCCCGGCAACAGCCTCTCCGGCTACCTCCTCGACCTCCCCGTCAACGAGGCCGACCCGGCGGCCAGGCTCGCCGCGGTCCGCAGCTCCATGGACCGCAACAAGGCCGCGGGCCCCCTCAGGGGCGCCGGGGCCGTCGCCCTCCTCGCCGACCAGCTCCCGCCGCTCGCCCACCGCTTCGGCGCCCCCTTCGCCTCCGGCGCCGCCCGGCTGCTCTTCGACCTCCTGGTCACCCAGGTGCCGCTGCCCCGCTCCGCGCTCTCCCTCGGCGGGGCGCCGCTGCGCGCGCTCTTCCCCATGGCACCGCTGGCCCGCGGACAGTCGCTCGCCGTCGCCATGTCCCCCTACGGCGGGCAGGTCCACATCGGCCTCGTCGCCGACGGCGAGGCCGTCCCCGACCTCGACGGCCTCGCCGACGCCCTCACGGCCGAACTCGACCTCCTGGACCCACCGGACACCCCCTAGGGGGTGTCGTGCCGGGCCTGGGGCGGACCTTCGGGCCGGGCTCGGGCCGGAGGCGTCCGGCGAGCGGCCCCGTGACCCGTGCGGCAGGGTGGAACCATGCCCGAACTCCCCGAGGTGGAAGCGCTCCGCGCGTTCCTCGCCACACACCTGGTGGGCAAGGAGATCGCCCGCGTGCTGCCCGTCGCCGTCAGCGTCCTCAAGACGTACGAACCGCCCCTGAGCGCCGTCGAGGGCGCCCAGGTCACCGCGGTCGGACGGCGCGGGAAGTTCCTGGACCTCACCACCGCGGGACCCGCCGGCGAACTGCGCCTCCTGTTCCATCTCGCCCGCGCGGGCTGGCTCCGCTGGCAAGACCCGCTGCCCTCGGGACCGCCCAAGCCCGGCAAGGGCCCGCTGGCGTTGCGGACCGCGCTCACCGGCGGCGACGGCTTCGACCTCACCGAGGCGGGCACCACCAAACGCCTCGCCGTGTACGTGGTGCGCGACCCGCGGGAGGTGCCGGGTGTCGCGCGGCTCGGACCCGACCCGCTCGCCGAGGACTTCGGCCCCGAGGAGTTCGCCGCGCTGCTCGCCGGCGAACGGCGTCAGATCAAGGGAGCCCTGCGCGACCAGAGCCTCATCGCAGGCATCGGCAACGCCTACAGCGACGAGATCCTCCACGCGGCGAAGACGTCCCCCTTCAAACCCACCCAGAACCTGACCCCGGACGAGATCGCCGCCCTCTACACGGCGATGCGGACCACCCTCCACGAGGCCGTCGAACGCTCCCACGGCCTCGCCGCCGGCAAGCTCAAGGCCGAGAAGAAGAGCGGCCTGCGCGTCCACGGCCGCACCGGCGAACCCTGCCCCGTGTGCGGGGACACCATCCGCGAGGTCTCCTTCAGCGACTCCTCCCTCCAGTACTGCCCCACCTGCCAGACCGGCGGCAGACCGCTCGCCGACCGCCGTCTGTCCAGGCTCCTCAAGTAGCCGACGCCACGGAGGCCCCCGTGGCCGCCGGTTACACTCCGCCGCATGCTGCGCGTACTGGCCGTCGACGACGAGGAACCCGCCCTCGGGGAGCTGCTCTACCTGCTGCGCGCCGATCCCCGGGTGCGCTCCGCCGAGGGCGCGGGTGACGCCACCGCCGCCCTGCGCAGGATCGGGCGCGCGCTGGAGACCGGGCCCGACGGCGACGACGCCGTCGACGTCGTCTTCCTCGACATCCACATGCCCGGCCTCACCGGCCTCGACGTGGCCCGGCTGCTCGCCGGCTTCGCCCGCCCTCCGCTCGTCGTCTTCGTCACCGCCCACGAGGGCTTCGCGCTCCAGGCCTTCGACCTGAAGGCGGTCGACTACGTGCTCAAGCCGGTCCGCCGCGAGCGCCTCGCCGAGGCCGTCCGCCGCGTCCACGACCTCGTGCACGCCACCGCCGCCCCGGCCCCCGCGGGGCCCTCCGCACCCGCCGCGCCCGAGCAGATCCCGGTCGAGCTCGGCGGCATCACGCGGTTCGTCCCCGTCGACGACATCGTGTACGTCGAGGCCCACGGCGACTACGCCCGCCTGCACACCGACCACGGCAGCCACCTCGTCCGCATCCCGCTCTCCACCCTCGAAGAGCGATGGGCGGCGCGGGGCTTCGTCCGCATCCACCGCAGCCACCTCGTGGCGCTCGCCCGGATCGACGAGCTCCGCCTCGACGGCGGCGCCACCTCCGTACGGGTCGGCGACACCGACCTGGCGGTCAGCCGGCGGCACGCCCGGCCCCTCCGCGACCTGCTGATGCGCCGCGCCGCCGGCTGAGCCCATCCGCCGCCGCCCCTACCGCGGGTGCTCCCACCTGCGTAGACTCCACGCGACCCGGGCCCGAGGGCCGCTGATTCCGACGGAAGCGGACGCCGATGTCCGAGCAGCACCCGTCCCCGGCCGCCGGCCGGGGGGACCCGCAGCGCCGCCCCCGCCGCGAGACCGTCACCTACGCCTCCGCCCACGGTGCCGGGACGGCCGTGCCGCGCCCCGCCCGGCGCCACCCCGTCCACCCGCCCGCCCGCTCCGAGATCGACGAGCAGACCACCCTCGGCCACACCTACGTCCGCTCCCTGATGCGCAGCCAGCTGCGCGCCGCGCTCACCGCCCTCGGCGCGCTCGCGCTGCTCGTGGGCTCGCTGCCGCTGCTCCTCGCCCTGCCCGCCCCCGAGGCCTTCGTCTGGCTCGTCCTCGGCGTCGGGGTGTACCCCGTCGTCTGGGGGACGGCCCACTGGTACGTACGGCGCGCCGAACGCAACGAGCGCGACTTCACCGGCCTCGTCGAACGCTGAGCCGCGCCGCGTGAACCAGACCTACGCCGTCGCGGCCGTCACCGCCGTCGTCCTCGCCACCGTCCTCGTCGGCGCCCTCGGCCTGCGGATCTCCCGGACGACCTCCGACTTCTACGTGGCCTCGCGCACCGTCAGGCCCGGCCTCAACGCCGCCGCCATCAGCGGCGAGTACCTCTCCGCCGCCTCCTTCCTCGGCATCGCCGGGCTCGTCCTCGTCCAGGGCCCCGCGATGCTCTGGTATCCGGTCGGCTACACGGCCGGCTACCTCGTCCTGCTGGTCCTCGTCGCCGCCCCGCTGCGCCGCTCCGGGGCGTACACCCTCTCCGACTTCGCCGAGGCCCGCCTCGAATCCCCGCAGGTGCGCCGCCTCGCCAGCCTCTTCGTCGTCGGCATCGGCTGGCTCTATCTGCTGCCCCAACTCCAGGGCGCCGGCCTCACCCTGGAGATCCTCACCGGCGCGCCCGACTGGGTCGGCGGGCTGCTCGTCGCCCTCGTCGTCACCGGCACGGTCGCCGCGGGCGGGATGCGCAGCATCACCTTCGTGCAGGCCTTCCAGTACTGGCTGAAGCTGACCGCCCTCCTCGTCCCCGTCCTCTTCCTGCTCGCCGCCTGGTACGGCGACGGAGCGCCCAGGGCCCGCTTCGACGCGCCCGCCGTGCTGCGCGGCCACACCGTCGTCAAGGTCGCCGACACGGTGCGGATCGGGCTCGACGCCCCGCTCACC
This sequence is a window from Streptomyces sp. NBC_00691. Protein-coding genes within it:
- a CDS encoding Fpg/Nei family DNA glycosylase is translated as MPELPEVEALRAFLATHLVGKEIARVLPVAVSVLKTYEPPLSAVEGAQVTAVGRRGKFLDLTTAGPAGELRLLFHLARAGWLRWQDPLPSGPPKPGKGPLALRTALTGGDGFDLTEAGTTKRLAVYVVRDPREVPGVARLGPDPLAEDFGPEEFAALLAGERRQIKGALRDQSLIAGIGNAYSDEILHAAKTSPFKPTQNLTPDEIAALYTAMRTTLHEAVERSHGLAAGKLKAEKKSGLRVHGRTGEPCPVCGDTIREVSFSDSSLQYCPTCQTGGRPLADRRLSRLLK
- a CDS encoding wax ester/triacylglycerol synthase family O-acyltransferase, coding for MSSELLAPLDLAFWHLESTAHPLHLGALAHFGPAPTGSGQEPPDVLGLLARRAAAVPRLRMRVRDVLLPVGGAAWSTDPDFDVHRHVHEVALPGADFPAEAARLAAELMERPVARGLPPWEMYLLSGAPDGSFAVLVKLHHALADGMRAVAIGAGIFDEIAAGRRTAGRARPVPPRSWLPGPGRLLGMARDRLGDLGRAVEVGASVVRASRLDGRPTAALAAESSGTRRIATVSLPLERVHRIRRTTGGTANDVLLALVAGALRRWFDGRGLPLTGADPRALVPVSRRRPGTPPGPGNSLSGYLLDLPVNEADPAARLAAVRSSMDRNKAAGPLRGAGAVALLADQLPPLAHRFGAPFASGAARLLFDLLVTQVPLPRSALSLGGAPLRALFPMAPLARGQSLAVAMSPYGGQVHIGLVADGEAVPDLDGLADALTAELDLLDPPDTP
- a CDS encoding DUF6777 domain-containing protein; this translates as MRSPLCRTRRTPAAPGATHPTAPGPTAPGPTASRATPAAEPRAPHPGPPRATPRAALVRSALAALTASLLLAGCTSVWEGSRGGAQPAAAGPTQDILLQPLAAQGPDPFTESSARATGRLSSPVRGPDTGAEQVREVTGSTPGLYGGTRAEGSCDVERQVSFVTADADRTRAFADAAGIPEANVPDWLRELTPVVLRSDTRVTSHGYREGKANAFQSVLQTGTAVLVDQYGSPRVRCACGNPLRTPSAVRDGIHQGEPWDGFDPDRVIVVRPTTTVVTSLVIVNNADRSWIERATGSDGAEDRRPAVEPACDPDACALADGAPDPTGPDGATPDPSAPDRRTSPDPASPPAPVPPAPENPLPDASGTGGTGTDPGPVDPYQDPRLDPRTQPDPADPYAEPPGEQPVPDGELPPEELFPVEPVPDQPETFEG
- a CDS encoding LytR/AlgR family response regulator transcription factor, giving the protein MLRVLAVDDEEPALGELLYLLRADPRVRSAEGAGDATAALRRIGRALETGPDGDDAVDVVFLDIHMPGLTGLDVARLLAGFARPPLVVFVTAHEGFALQAFDLKAVDYVLKPVRRERLAEAVRRVHDLVHATAAPAPAGPSAPAAPEQIPVELGGITRFVPVDDIVYVEAHGDYARLHTDHGSHLVRIPLSTLEERWAARGFVRIHRSHLVALARIDELRLDGGATSVRVGDTDLAVSRRHARPLRDLLMRRAAG
- a CDS encoding SpoIIE family protein phosphatase, translated to MNAGNGGGDAVERLSRVLEGDGAGTARILAAFGTAFRMGGFDWDLAAGTMIMDDAALDVFDFDRGEYDDRPESLGSRVLPDEARRLDTLVAQALKDGSAEYGAYFRIRRRDGRQQWTHTQGIVHRDGTGRPVRIVGVIRDATHELTESAARLGLDEGRRRRAGVVEGTTAALAYARTVQDVIDLLNDSHALEHFGAASLVMGLLDAGRIHLVAEGPAGAFVPGTRFTRVDEPYPMSEVIRTLRPRFIESPRDFAASFPVLWPHISGLGITAAVYLPLIAQARPIGALGLLYSDKTGFSEDERTLLVALGSSIAQSLQRAMLYEQEHDLAEGLQQAMLPRRIPDVPGAQTAVRYRSARLGRDIGGDWYDIIPLPGGRVGAVIGDVQGHDTHAAAVMGQLRIVLRAYAAEGHTPATVMARASVFLHELDTERFATCTYAEADLGTGVVQVVRAGHVDPLIRETDGSCRRIPVEGGLPLGLSAEFGRLDYPVTTLELDPGQTLMLYTDGLVEKPGSDLDEGLQWLSALVRRGPADLQELADHLCDVVADRGGEDDVAILLLRRHAATAGHGAGRFQQHVAQNDPEALSSARHMIRAAVRAWGAEERADEIELVADELMTNALMHTDGGAIVTLRTLGGAERRLRVEVEDRSSALPRRREAGEAGVSGRGLLLVDQISDVWGVESRGSGKCVWCEFTVRN